In Primulina huaijiensis isolate GDHJ02 unplaced genomic scaffold, ASM1229523v2 scaffold7097, whole genome shotgun sequence, the genomic window CTCTTCCACGAGGAACAACTAAGTTAGGTGGTGGTGGTTGGTGGAAACACACCATGACGACTGCTAAATTATAACTGCTCTTTCTCTTCAGAGCTTCATCAACAAGATCCTTGCTACACATGATTGGATCGTTGTGTTCTTGAAGCCTTTTACGAGCAAAATCCACTGCATTTTGGCTCATAAATACGTCCCAGAGACCATCACAGCTTATGATTAGAAACTCATCGTCTTCTGTTAAACTTATTTTCATAAGCTCGGGTTCCACACCGAGGGGACCCCCATCTCTACCTTTCAATCCCTCCATATGCCAGTCTCCTAAGGCACGAGCAACATTGAGTTGCCCATTGAGATAACCATCGTATATGTGTCCTCCAGAAGCTtcgtttctttttctttctaccAAACAAATAGGTTTGTGATCTCTCAAAATCTCAACTGCTTTTCCACGACAAAGTACTGCTCTGCAGTCTCCAGCATTTGCGACCACAAGTGACCTGCCATGGATGAATTAGACAGAAAAACCCCACAAATAAACGAAAAGGAAGAATCTCGACCTATATGGTGAAGAAACGAAATACTAACATATGGGAATATAATATGGTAACCAAGGGTGCTACAGCATTGCCTTATATTAGAAAATATGGTATTTGACGGTTAATGATATAAGAGCTAGGTATATGATGATACCCGTTCAACTTTATCAAATAACTTTTGTCGCTGGATGGGTAAGACAGTTTCAGTCCAAGGAATTTGAGATGAAAACGAGAAAGTTTAGGAGCCCACAACAATGCAGAGACAAGGGACATCAGATCAAGTGTCAACCATCACAACTATCTACACATAGAGATGATTTCTAAGTATGAATTAAGTTACAAACAGATAGCTGGACCGGAGCAACATTTTCATGTGGTGCAGAAGCCTGAGTTTTTTTGTGAGAGCTGAAAATATCAACCGAGGGAAAACGAATAAAACTTAGATCCTCGTGTAGAAGGAAAGTAATAATATCACATTCAATTTCCTGATTTGTATCAATTAGAGGAAAATCAGTACAATGATTAGGCTAGTAAATCAATTTCATTTATTTGTGATTGCAAATGATCTGCCAATTATATCATATACAATTGTATATATATCCTTACACtgtaaatcaataaataaaatcattttggaGAATCCATTATTATCAAAAGCTTTgtcatggtatcagagccagttgATCCTTGACCCACATCATTACATTTTTTTCTGTCTAGCTGTCATCCATATTTCCAACATTTGTCACTTTCATTCACGTGTCATGGCTTCAGACACCAACACTACTACCCCAAACACTCAACCCATTATCTCGATTTCTCAAGAACAGCTTATAGCTATAAACATCTCTTCTCACGGGATTCTTAAACTCACCACCACGAATTATCTCTCATGGAAAATGCAGTTCATGGCCACTCTTATTGGGTATAATCTTGATGGTTTCATTGATAGATCTCATCCATGCCCTTCAAAAACAATTGCACAAGGTGAATCCATCACCACAAATCCAGCGTACTACACCTGGATTCGTCAAGACAAGCTGATCTACAGTGCTATCATTGGATCACTCACCGCCTCTATTATTCCAATTCTTGCTCGTGCCACTACATCTGCAGAAGCTTGGGATATTCTCAACAATACATATGCCAAACCGACACGTGGCCATATCAAGCAAATTAAAGATCAGATCAAAGGTGCTGTAAAAGGCTCACGAAAAATATCTGAATTTATGACATTCATGCGAAGTCGAGCCGATGAACTCGCCATCCTTGGAAAGCCATATGATGAAGAAGATCTTGTCGATATAATTCTCGACGGCCTCGGTGAAGAATATAAATCGATCGTGGATGCTGTCAATGCTCGAGAAACACCAATTTCATTTGATGAACTACATGAAAAGTTATTGAATAAAGAGCATTCATTGCACCAACTGCAACTCCCACCAGCTTCTCTTCCTAATTCTGCTCTTGTTGCAACCCAACGAAGCAAGTCTTGGCATTCACCACAAAATCAAGATCATCAACAATCATGGCGCCAATCATCCCCAAGTTCGAAAAATCTGGACTTTTCCTCCACCACAAATAAATTTCCTCCTCGAGGAGATCGTCTAAATCCTCGACCATATCTTGGAACATGTCAGGCATGTGGTATCAAAGGACACAGTGCAAAAAGGTGCCCAAACTTCCAATTGATACAAATATTTGGAAATCAATCATCTCGACCACCATCCACCTCATATTTTCGTCCTCCTACACCTTGGCAGCCACATGCACATTATGCAGCGGCAACATCCTCAGAAGCACCATCCTGGATCCTTGATAGCGGTGCCTCGCATCATATGACGTCTGACTTGAATAATTTGTCCCTTCATACTCCTTATCATGGCAATGACGACATTATGATTGGCGATGGCACGGGTCTTCAAATCACTCATACTGGTTCCACCTCACTTTCCACTGCAACTCGAACCTTTAACTTGAGCAATGTCTTTTGTGTTCCAAATATGAAAAAGAATCTAATTTCTATTTATCAACTTTGCAACTCAAATAATGTTTCTGTTGAATTCTCACCCACTACATTTTCTGTGAAGGATCTAAGCACGGGGACAATTATCCTAACGGGTCACACTAAAGATGGCATGTATGAGTGGCCAATCTCATCCTCTACATCAACTCCACTAGTTGCTTTCTCCAGCGTCAAAACCAGTTCCTCTGAGTGGCATCACCGCTTAGGTCATCCATCAAAAGCTATCCTACAACATATTatttcaacttttaatttagattTGTCAAACTCCTCCTCTCGTACTCAACCTTGTAATGCTTGTCAATGCAATAAAAGTCACAAATTAACCTTCTCAACCTCATCCATTTTATCTACGCAAccattagaaattattttttctgaTGTCTGGACATCTCCCATCGATTCCATTgagaatttcaaatattatgtcATATTTGTTGACCACTTCACCAAATACACATGGTATTATCCTCTCAAACGTAAATCTCACGTTCAAGATGTCTTCATTCGATTTAAGGCTATTGTGGAAAAATTTTTTCAGCGGGTCATAAGTACTCTTTACACAGATAATGGGGGAGAATACATAGCTCTCACGAGTTTTCTTGCAAAATCTGGAATAACACATCTGACCACTCCGCCCCACACCCCTGAACACAATGGATTTTCAGAACGGCGTCATAGACACATTGTTGAAACTGGCCTTTCATTACTTCACCATGCTTCACTGCCTCTGTCATATTGGAATTATGCATTCACAACCGCCGTCTATCTCATTAATCGTATGCCAACTCCCACCCTAGACTTATCTTCACCTTATGAAAAAATTCTCAACTCGTTACCCAACTACTCCAAACTACGTGTCTTTGGTTGTCTTTGCTATCCATGGCTACGTCCATATACTTCTCATAAACTTGAGCCTAGGTCTACTCCATGTGTTTTTCTAGGATACTCACTTACCCAAAGTGCATACTACTGTCTTGATCCAACCACATCCAAAGTATATGTCTCTCGCCATGTTAGGTTTGTTGAATCAGTTTTTCCCTTCTCCTCCATACAAAGTACTCTTCCTCG contains:
- the LOC140970538 gene encoding probable protein phosphatase 2C 22 isoform X2 → MFWDHVLTRALQVKTRSPAVSVLPRLNGDSNETGFIPLLRSGARVDIGSRSSMEDVYVCADNLVFDGHGEKNAADFARYNMPIFIVEDEDFPQNIERIISSAFLHTDTAFAEACSSDADLDSGTNALAAVVIGRSLVVANAGDCRAVLCRGKAVEILRDHKPICLVERKRNEASGGHIYDGYLNGQLNVARALGDWHMEGLKGRDGGPLGVEPELMKISLTEDDEFLIISCDGLWDVFMSQNAVDFARKRLQEHNDPIMCSKDLVDEALKRKSSYNLAVVMVCFHQPPPPNLVVPRGRVHLHISAEGLKEYQSFFGSLQI
- the LOC140970538 gene encoding probable protein phosphatase 2C 57 isoform X3 codes for the protein MEDVYVCADNLVRDYGLIDSTESPSAFYGVFDGHGEKNAADFARYNMPIFIVEDEDFPQNIERIISSAFLHTDTAFAEACSSDADLDSGTNALAAVVIGRSLVVANAGDCRAVLCRGKAVEILRDHKPICLVERKRNEASGGHIYDGYLNGQLNVARALGDWHMEGLKGRDGGPLGVEPELMKISLTEDDEFLIISCDGLWDVFMSQNAVDFARKRLQEHNDPIMCSKDLVDEALKRKSSYNLAVVMVCFHQPPPPNLVVPRGRVHLHISAEGLKEYQSFFGSLQI